The Virgibacillus sp. SK37 region GGCAGAGCATTAATCAACATGGCTGAGGTTCGTTATGGACTTCAGCCAAGTTCTAATACACATTAAAACAATATTTTTTGTGATCCTACTAATTAAAAAGAAATACACACTTACTTCTTATAAAAGGTAATATATGTAAACAAGAAATTTTCAGTCTTTATTTCTTTTTTTCTTATTATTTTTATTATATCCTATTAACATGGTACAAATTATACTTTACCACATGCTAAAGGGGGCTATCACATGACAATGAAAAAAACATTAACACTTGCTGGATCTGATTCTAGTGGTGGAGCAGGCATACAGGCTGACTTAAAAACATTTCAGGAACACGGTGTATATGGCATGAATGCCTTGACATCTATTGTGACAATGGATCCAGATAACAATTGGAGCCATGGTGTATATCCAATTGATGTAGAAATCGTGGAAAAACAGCTGAATACAATTTTATCCGTTGGCGTAGATGCAATGAAAACAGGTATGCTTGGGTCTGTAGAGATTATCGAGCTTGGCGCCAGAAAAATAGATGAACATAACTTGGAAAATGTGGTAATTGATCCCGTTATGGTTTGTAAAGGAGAAGATGAAGTATTACAGCCGGAGAACACAGATGCAATGCGTGAGCTACTTCTCCCGCGTGCTGATATTATTACACCAAACTTATTTGAAGCTGGTCAATTAGCTCGCACAGGTCCAATTAAAACAATGGACGGAATGAAAGATGCTGCCGTGAAAATTTATGAACTAGGCGCGAAAAATGTTGTCATAAAAGGCGGAAAAGCTTTGGAACATGATAAAGCCGTAGACCTTTTTTATGACGGAAAAGATTTTAGTTGGTTAGAAAACGAGAAGATCGACACACTCTACAACCATGGAGCTGGTTGTACGTTTGCAGCAGCTATTACATCTAATCTTGCACTTGGAAAGTCTGTAAAAGAATCTGTGGAGACAGCTAAAGATTTTGTGTATGAAGCGATTAAACATGGTTGGAAGCTTAATGAGTTTGTTGGCCCTGTTAAGCACGGTGCATATAATCAATAAAAAATAGAAAATAATTAAAGACTTGGCATGAGTACGTGCCAAGCTTTTTTTATATTGCAATCATTCCATTCATCTCATACAGTTTGTTAAATACAAGATTAAAACCCTACCCTTGGGGTATAGAATAAGATGTATTCTGTTTTATGTGTAAAAATTGAAAGGAGATAAGCAACTTGTTTGAAATAGTAGACCTAGAAGTAGATTCCATTTTCGGAATAGAACATGTAAAAATCGATACACAAGTGACAAGTATTGTCGGACAAAGCGGTAGCGGCAAATCCACCTTCCTCAGGTTACTTAATAACCTTGATGCACCATCAAAGGGTAACATTTATTATAGGGATAAATCGTTGTCGGATACGGATCCGATCGAACTTCGACAAAAAGTCGTGATGGTACCTCAAACACCGGTAATTTTTGATGGGACAATTTATGATAACTTGGTGATCGGTCATGAGTTTAGTGGTCAGAAGCGACCTGCAGAGGAAGATTTGCTAAAAATGCTGGAGATGCTGCAATTAGACAAAAATCTACATACGAATGCCAGTGAGCTCTCTGGTGGAGAGAAACAACGCTTAGCTCTTGGCAGGGTATTGCTAATGGATAGTGCCGAAGTGTATTTACTTGATGAACCTTCTTCTGCCCTTGATGATAAAACAGCTGAGCATGTATTAGGAAAAGTAATCAATTTTTCAAAAAACCATGATAAGCAGATCATTATGGTAACCCATGATCAAGACCTAGCAAAGAAGTATGCTGATAAAATAATTGAAATGGACATGTACAGCTACAATGTGAAAGGAGGGAAAAAATGAATAATAGTGAGGCAATGGACTTAGTTTTTTGGCAGGTTGTTTCCGCTTATCTATTTATCATCATCATCTTGGCAATTGTACGCATAAAGAAAATTCCGCGTAAAAAGTTAATTATTGTCTCCACATTAAGGATGACGTTACAGCTCATTCTTGTAGGCTATATCCTCATTTATATCTTTGATCATCCGCATCCATTGCTTACGATAGGAATTATTTTATTTATGCTTGGATTTGCTATTTTCAATGTTTATCAGAGGACAAAAGCAACCATTCAGCTACCTCTAAAGAAAATGATAGCATTGGCTATGATTATAGGAATAAGTGTTAGTTTAACCTATATGATGCTAGTTGTTCTTCAATTGGATCCTTGGTATGATCCACGAATTTTCATACCTATTGGTGGCATGATTATAGGAAAAACAATGACAGGTGTAGCGCTTGGCGTTAATAATCTAATTCATGGAATGCGTGATCAACAGGATAAAGTGGAAGGCGCATTAATGCTAGGTGCTTCGCCAAAACAAGCTGCTAAATCTATTGTTAACGAGGCATTCGATTCTGCTATGCTACCGACGATTAATGCAATGGTCGGTATGGGAATTGTATTTCTTCCAGGCATGATGACAGGACAAATCATTGCAGGTCAACAGCCTGTTACCGCAGTAAAATACCAAATTGCTGTCATGCTGGGTGTCGCAGGTACTGTATCTATTACGGTGCTGATTTTTCTTCATTTGGCCTACAAATCATTTTTTAATGAACAAAAACAGTTCTTGCTATCAAAACGAAGTCTTTCAAAGAGTGAAAAGCCGGTGGAGTTTCAATAAGAAAATTATTTTGAAAAGAATATGATCGCTACTTTTATAACAAATTCCACATTTCCCGATCGACAAATTTCTACATTTATTCTCAAATTTAAATTGACAGGCTGTCATTATTTTTGTATGATCTAGAAGTTCTTGACGTAACAATTTAATTCTGCTACAACAACAACTAGACAATAATGAAAAGCGTGTAGCTGAGTCAGATCAACAAATAAATAGAAGAACTTCGGGGGTAGAAAGATGGGGAAAAAGAAAGGTTTATTTCATTATTCTTGGTGGGTCTTAATTGGACTCTGTATTGTTGTCGGATTAGGAAAAGGAGCGCTTAACGGTTCTGCCGGATTATACTTAAGCCCTGTAGCTAAAGATCTGGATATCGGTATGGGAAATCTGACTCTTTACTTAAGTGTGGCTGCTGTTATTACGATGGTATTTCTACCTATTGGCGGAAAATTAATGGCAAAGTATGACACGAGAGTTGTATTAGTAACAGCAATTATTCTACAAGCAGGCGCATTTGTTGCATTTGGTTTTATGAGTTCAATATGGGGCTGGTATATATTTGCAGTGCCTTTAGCTATTGGGGGAGTTTTTACCACAGTAATTGTTGGCCCTGTTCTCATTAATCAATGGTTCAAGAAAAAGAATGGACTTGCACTAGGAATTCTAGGTGCATCAGGTGGTGCTTTAGGAGCTCTTGCACAGCCTGCTGTAGGAAATATGATAGCTGACCAAGGGTGGAGATTTGCTTATATCGCTTTGGGCGGGGCTGCAATAGTTATTTCGATTCCTGTTATTGTCCTATTATTTAAGAAGTCACCACATGCTATTGGTATTTCTCCATATGGTGCTAAAGAAGTCTTAGCAAATGAAATTAAAGGTGATTCACCTGTGGAAGTAATAGCAGATACAGGAGTTTCTATGGCAGATGCAAAAAAATCATCCGCTTTTTACGCACTTGCTATCTTCTTCTTTCTAGTTACATCGATTGCAAGTTTTACTGTACATATCCCAACATATATTATTAATCAGGGCTACAGCGTGACTTTTGCAGGAAATGTAATGGGCGGTTATATGCTTGGAGTGTTGTTTGGAGCTTTAGCCATTGGCTTCTTCGTTGACAAAATCGGTTCAAAGAAAACCGCTATTTCTGCTATGATACTAGGCATGATAGCTGTCTCTATCCTAACCTTTATTACTGGTAATGCTGTATTAATAACAATCGCTGTTATTCTGTTTGGATTTGTTGCTTCCAACGCCATTAGTACGATGGCTCCAGCACTTACTACAAGTCTTTTTGGCAGCAAGAATTACAGTGTGATCTATTCTACTGCTTCTTTAGGATTAGCCGTGGCTTCCATTATTGCCCTACCATTGTATGGCTATATTTTTGATTTTCTGGGAAGCTACACCCCTGTTTTAATTGGAATTATAGTTATGATGGGGATCAACATATTATTAATTCTTATTGCATTTAAAGGTACGGAAAAGTTGAAGAAAGCTGGCTTATGGAACTAACTAATACTTTTGGCACAAAGATATTATTTTATCTTTGTGCCATTTTAATTTTAATTGCCATATTTCGACGGCTTTGTTTAAAATATCTTGACATTGTCCCTATTTTTTTATATTATCGAGAAGCAAAATAGTTTAATGTTAAAATATAAACTATTAAACTATAAAGTCCTAAACAATTTGAATTTTGATACTTCAATAAGAAGAATAATAAATCTGGGTCGGGGCATTGTGTAGCAGGACATTTTCATTTTAGGAGAAAGCAGGGGTATATATGAGTAAGACAAAAAGTAAATTCCATTACGCATGGCTAATATTAATTGGTCTATGTGTTATGGTTGGTCTAGGTAAAGGCGCACTAAACAATTCAGCCGGATTGTATCTGCCTCCAGTAGCTAAAGATTTAGATATCGGAATGGGAAGCTTAACATTATACTTAAGTATTTCCTCTATCGTTACACTAATCTTCCTACCTATTGGCGGTAAAATGATGGCGAAATACAATACACGTATACTATTAACTATCGCTATTATACTTCAAGCCGGTGCTTTTGCAGCCTTCGGTTTGATGCGATCTGTATGGGGCTGGTACATATTATCAATTCCTTTAGCTGTAGGTGGTGTATTTATTACCGTTATTGCAGGTCCGGTATTAATCAATCAGTGGTTTAAGAAAAGTAATGGACTCGCTCTTGGTATCATGGGGGCTGCCGGTGGTGCAGTAGGTGCTATTGCCCAACCGGTTGTTGGTGGTTTGATCGCTAATCAAGGCTGGAGCAGTGCATATATATATGTAGGTCTTGCTGTCATTGTCGTTGTAGTACCTATTATCTTATTAATCTTAAGAAACTCACCAAAGGAAAAAGGTTTACTTCCATATGGTGCAGCTTCTACTGGTTCAGAAGGAAATCCTTCTAATGAAGAAATAGAAGATAAGGGAGTAACTATGGCTGTTGCAAAGAAATCATCTGCTTTTTATGCATTGGCGGTGTTCTTCTTCCTCATTACAGCAATTGCCAGTTTCTCTATTCATATTCCAACATACCTTACAAATCAAGGGTACAGTGTTACGTTTGCCGGGAACATCATGGGGGTTTACATGATTGGTGTATTAGTTGGTGCATTAGTATTAGGGTTCCTTAGTGACAAGCTAGGAGCAAAAAATACATCGCTTTTGGCAATGGTACTTGGAATTGTTTCGGTTATCATGTTTTTGTTTTTCGCAGAAAGCACATTGATTATCAGTGTTGCCGCTGTTATTCTTGGGTTTATGGCTTCTTCCATTGGTACCTTGGCTCCAACCCTTACCACTGCCTTATTCGGTAATAAGGAATACAGTCAAATTTATGCGACTGCTTCGTTAGGATTAGCAGTAGCTTCTATCATAGCATTACCTGTATATGGTTACGCATATGATTTCACTGGAAGTTATACTGCTGTATTATATGCGATTATCGGCATGTTTATTGTAAATATAATCGCCATCATTATTGCCTTTAATGGAAAGAAAAAACTTGAAGATCAAGGTCTCTGGAATTAAATTATAAAAATCAGACTGCATGTGGATTGCTCCATATGCAGTCTTTTATTTTTTAGAATAGAAATTTTACACACACTACTTCAGGTACATCTATTTGCGAATTTGTTTTCCACAATCTTCCTGTTTCTGTATCTCTCTCAAAAAGTACAAGATTACCTGAATGCTGATTGGACACCACGAGATAATTCTCACAAGGACTCAACACGAAATCACGCGGCCATTCTCCTCCAGATGGTACCAATTCGATAAGTGAAAGCTCTTTTGTTTGTGAATCTATTTGGAATGCTGCAACACTATTATGACCTCTGTTTCCTGTATAAAGAAATTTACCATCTGTTGTGATATGAATGGCACTTGCATCATTTGTTTCTTTAAAGTCAGTTGGAATTGCTTTAATGGATTGTTTTACTGAAAATGTTCCTGTGTTTGAATCATAGTTAAGTACGAGTACTTCTGAGCTAAGCTCTGTCAATAGATAAGCATGCTTACCGTCAGGATGAAATGCGATATGACGGGGACCGCTTCCTGGATTTACTTTCAATGTAGACACATGCTCTAGCCCTTCTTCACTCTTCCGATAAGTTACCAATTGGTCTGTGCCAAGATCAGCAACAACAATATAGTTACCTTCCGGGGTATAACCGGTAAAGTGAACGTGCGGCTTTTCTTGTCGTTCATGCGGGCCACTTCCTTCATGCTTTATGAACTCCCCTTGATCTAGCTCGCCAGCTTCGTTTACTGCATGTAATCCTACTGTACCTTTGTGGTAATTACCTGTTACAAGGCCATTTTCACCAAAATCCAAATGACATGGTGGAGCACCTTCCACAAGCTGTCCATTTATTTCATCTAGATTTCCAGTTTGCCTATTAATTACATATCCGCGCACGCCGCCCATTTCATTATCTTGCGCAACGGAATAAAGCCTATCTTTCTCTGGAACTATAGTTAAATAGGTTGGACTGCCTACGCTAGCTGTGAGCTCAGGTCCACGTAGTTCACCTGTCTCTGTATTGAGTGAAAATCGATAAATACCTTCACTTGTCTTACGGGTGTATGTACCTGTATAACCAAAAAATATTTTTCCCATTTATTTTGACATCCTTTCTTGAGTGATATTCTTTTGTTGAGTATAGCATTGATTTCTAATGACAGCATCTTGTATGTTTTAGGAATCAGGTATCCTTTTCAGAAATATTATCTTCCATGTCACTATCTACCTATTATAATTACTAAACGGAACTATTTGTCTCTTCTTGATAATGAAGGACTATCTAATATTCAAATGTCGCGACATAGACGTATTTTCTATATTCTATTTTTTTCGTAGCTGGAGGAAACTGCGACGTAACTTTATTGATGAAAAGCTCAGTGAAATATTTGAGGAGAATTGCCCCATTGATTTCCGTTGCATGCGGACGCTTTCCGCCGGCATGGCTTCAGCCGCTTCCTCCGCTACGCTCCGTGCAGGGTCTTCAGCTCATGCTATTCCGGCAGGAGTCGCCGCATTCCACTCCAATCAATTTATATCTGCTTTAAAATTTTAAATGCCGAATAGCTTTTCACTTGTACTAGAAGATGTTAAGTAAGCTTTTACACTTAATGCTAAAGTCATTATTGCTGAAAAAGTAAAATTAAGCGGAGGAAAATACGGAGACTTCTGGGGGAGATGAGGCATAGGTGAGACCCCGGAATGCGGTAGCATGAGGAGGCTCATCAGCCGCCCCCGAAAAGCGCAGTATTTTCCGTAGCGGTGGTGTGACCAGATTCATTATTTCAGCGAGCTTTCCTGCAAAAATCTAATTTTAATATCCAACACAAGTTAGTTCGCAGTTTATCCATTTTGCGAATTACTGCAATGCTTTCCCTTATATTTTCGACCTAAAAAAACAGGCTGTGCTATGCCAGCCTGTTTCAGTATAGTTATTAATATACCTTATCTCCATTAAAAATAGAGTTTTTCACAATCGCGTAATCTACTCTGCGAATTGCCTCTAAGTCTGTTCCACCGGCGTACGAGATAGAGGATTGAAGATCTTGTTCCATTTCAATTAGTGTATCTTTTAATGGCCCTTTATGATCTACATACATCTTTTTACCCTCTACATTCTTCTTCTCGCCTTTTTGGTGCTCAGATGCAGAACCGAAATATTCTTTATATAACTTTCCGTCCTTCTCAATCGTTTGTCCAGGTGATTCTTCATGACCGGCAAATAAAGATCCGATCATTACCATTGTTGCACCAAATCGAACTGATTTTGCAATATCACCATGTGTACGAATTCCACCATCAGCAATAATTGGTTTTGTAGCTGCTTTTGCACACCATCTAACTGCTGCCAATTGCCATCCACCAGTGCCAAAACCAGTCTTTATCTTAGTAATACAAACCTTACCTGGTCCTATTCCTACTTTTGTGGCATCAGCGCCGGCATGTTCCAGTTCCCATACCGCTTCCGGTGTACCAACATTACCTGCAATAACAAAGCTCTTAGGTAAATGATTTTTGATATGCTGAATCATATTAATTACTGCATTTGAATGCCCATGGGCAATGTCAATAGTAATAAATTCTGGGACAAGCTGTTGTTCTGCTAGTTCTGTAATAAATGCATATTCTTCTTCCTTAACACCAACACTAATTGAAGCAATTAGGTTCTTTGCTTGCATATCTTTTATAAATGCTACTCTCGTTTCCGGTTGAAAGCGATGCATGATATAAAAGTAACCATTTTCAGCTAGATTTACAGCTATATTTTCATCAATAATTGTTTGCATATTTGCTGGTACAACAGGCAACTTAAAAGTATATCCACCCAGTTTAACAGTTGTATCACACTCTGACCTACTATTTACCACACATTTTCGTGGAATTAATTGAATATCTTCATAATCAAAAACTTTTTCCATTCATAACACTCCTAAAACCGAACTTTATTTTTAATATCTATAAAAACATTCGACTTTTTTAATTTACCTTATTTTCCTAAGGTTGTCAATGTGTTTGTTTGAATTTTTGAAAGCGGATTCGTGTGGAAAAGCCGTTTGTACAAGGAAGTAGTTATAAATTTATATTTAATGGTAAAGATAAGACTACCTATATTATTAAACTATTAAGGAGGTAAGAAGATGTCAGACAAGCATTCTGATAAAGGTAATAATGGCAAAACTACTACCGACCCAACTTCTAATTTACACGACCCTAGTCGTCGCCGATTTCTAAAAAATACAGGAATGGTAGCTGGAGGTGTAGTTGGTGGCTCTTTGCTAGGAAGCTTGCTTACCAATCAATTTGCTACGGAAACCCCACCTAAAACAGATTCCCAACAGGAAACAGCTAATAATTATCAGGAAGCAAGGCAATTCTTTAGTCGATTGGAAGATTTTAAAGTATTAGAAGCTGCTACGGAGCGAATTTATCCTGAGGATGATAACGGACCTGGGGCAATTGGCCTTGGTGTTCCCTATTTTATTGATAAACAACTGGCAGGCCCGTGGGGAATGAATGCAAGAGATTACCGACATGCGCCTTTCATTAAATATGATCAAGTGGAGAGTATGAGAGGGAAAAGTGATGAAAAACTTCCTCCAAACCAACAGGGCGCACAAGGGGCGGATAATAAGCCTGAAACAGAATTACAACGTGATCAATCCCGTCTGATGAGAAGAGAAATCTTCTTACAAGGAATACGTCGGTTAAATACGGAAAGTCAAAAAAGGTTCAAAGTGGTATTTAATGAAGCTGAAGAAGAGCAACAAATTGAACTACTCCAAGATATGGAATCAGGGAAAATTAAAATGAAGGGTGTCGCCTCCGAAAATTTCTTCATACTTTTACGACTGGCAACACTGGAGGGTGCTTATTCAGATCCGTTATATGGGGGCAATCGAAATATGGCTGGCTGGAAAATGAAGGAATTCCCTGGGGCACAAGCTTCCTATACAAACGTTATCGAAAAAGATGAGTTCGCTAAATTGGATCCAATTAGCTTAAACAATTATCAAGGACACTAAACTTATAAGGAGGGTTATAGAATGGCAAAGAAGCTATCAAAAGTAGATGCAGTAATTGTTGGCTCTGGTTGGGCCGGAGGAATTATTGCTGCCGAACTTGCTAAGAAAGGATACAAGGTAGTTGGACTTGAACGTGGAGAAAATAAAAAGCCGGAAGATTATATTGGCACGAAAGATGAATTACGTTTCTCCCGAAGATATGAAATGATGCAAGACCTAACAAAGGAAACAATAACTTCTAGAAAAAGAGATTCAGAAACGGCTTTACCAGTGCGCACGAATGAAAATGCCCTACTTGGAACGGATACAGGTGGAGCAGGGGTACATTGGAACGGTGTGAATTTTCGATTCCTTCCATATGATTTTGAAATTTATAGCAAAACAGTAGAACGTTACGGTGAAGGGAAAATACCAAAAGATATGACTCTCCAAGACTGGGGAATTACATATAATGATTTGGAAAAGTATTACGACCAATATGAAAAAATGGCGGGAATTTCCGGGGAGAAAAACCCCATTGGACCAGAACGGTCAGATGATTATCCTAACCCACCAATGAAGGATTCACCAGCCATCCGTCTTTTTAAAGAAGCAACCAAAAAGCTAGGTTATCACCCGTATCATATTCCAAGTGCCAATGTGTCCAAAACATACGAGAACCCGGATGGGCAAACGATTAATGCTTGTATGTACTGTGCATTTTGTGAGACATATGGCTGTGATTTTGGCGCAAAATCGGACCCGTTAGTCACAGTTCTTCCTACAGCCAAGAAAACAGGAAACTATGAACTGCGGAATGGGGCTAATGTCACTCGTGTACTACACGATGGCAAACGTGCGACAGGTCTTTTATATACAGATAATACTACAGGGATAGAGTATGCACAACCAGCAGATATTGTCGTCCTTGCAGGGTTTATCTTTACCAATACCCGCCTATTATTATTATCTGAGATTGGGACACCTTATAATCCCAAAAGTGGAAAAGGAATTATTGGCAAGAACTTCACCGGGCATTTTAATAACATTAATTATCTCGGGGCAAGAGGTTTCTTTGATGAGAAAAAATTTAATAACTTCGCTGGAGCAGGAGCGTTTGGGGCTACCATTGATGACTTCAGCGGAGATAATATCGACCATTCTCAATTGAAATTCCTTCATGGTTTTGAAGTTCAAATACAGACAACAGGAAACAGACCCATCGCTACTAATTTCGTTCCGAGCGGCACACCTTCCTGGGGAAAGGAATTTAAAGATAAATCCTTGCATTATACCAATCGTAATCTATATGTAAATGCGTTAGCCGGTACGCTGCCATGGAAAAACAACTACATGGACCTTGATCCAACGTATAAAGACTTCCTTGGTAATCCATTGTTACGGGTGACATATAAATATACAGATCAGGATAAAAACTTAATTAAGTATGCCATTGGAAAGTGTGAAGAGATTATGAAAGAAATGGGCGCAGATAAGGTCGAGCCTGATACCGTTCCGGATGACATAGACTTTAACAGTTCCTATACGACAGGGCACTTTGGGGGTGGCGTCATCATGGGAGAAGATCCTGACACCTCTGCGGTTAACAATTATTCTCAGATGTGGGATATGGACAATCTATTTGTTGTGGGTGCCTCTTCCTTCCCACACTTTCCAAACTATAACCCGACGGAAACTGTAGGTGCTCTTGCATACCGTGCCGCAGAGGGAATTGATAACTATTTAAGCAACGGTGGCGGTTTATTAGTAAATAGACAAAACAAAAGGAAAAATGCATAGTTACTATTTAGAGAAGGAAACGGAATATTATCGTTTCCTTTTCATTTTATTAAATTGAGTTATTAAAATGACCATGAATATCTTTAATGAAGCGCGTTACAATTGGCGGCAAGTATCTGTTTTTATTTGTCGCTAAATAGACTGTTCTTGAAAGGACAGGATCCTTCATTCGCATAACACTTATCTTTTTAAGCGAATCCTCTTCTATATAATTCTGCGGTATTATTGTACTTCCCAAACCTTTTTCTACTAAACTGCAAGCCGTTTTAATTGATGTATTTGCGATGCCAATTATTATTACAACGATTAATATGTTTAGTTAAAACTAAAGAAAAGAGCAGATTTTAGTTACACATCATCTGCTCTTTTTTCTTTATCTTACATATTAAATATTCATTTCTTCTACTTTTATTTCCTTCATACACCAGTCAATTTTAGTTGTGTCAATGTAACCTGTTTTTTCCTGCATGGCATTCAAAACTCCCATAGTTAAACCATACTTTATGAGTTCCTCACCCCTAAGGTTTCTTGCTAAACCGGAAGCAAAGCCTGCAATGACAGAATCTCCGGAACCAACCGGGTTAACCGCCTTTACTTTTGGTATTTGTGCATAGTAAAGTGTGTTTGTATGTTTCACCACAGCTCCATCTGCACCCAAAGTAACCACTATCCATGGTATATCTCGGAGTACATCTCGCTGCAGTGCTTCAGCCACAGCCACCTCCGTGGTCAATTCTCTTCCGATCAAGTCAGCTAATTCAGACTGGTTCGGTTTTATCAGGAAAGGCTTGGTCTCGTTTTCAAGTACACGCTTCAACAACTCTCCCTTTGTATCAAGGAGCACAGGGGTCTTCGTTTTTCCAGTAATCGTTAGTACATCATTATAATAACTGAATTTTAACCCCTTCGGCAAACTTCCTGAGATAGTAATATAATCAGCCTGGTGTAAATACTCTTCCATCTTATCCAGGAATATAGTTGCTTCTTCTTGAGAGATCTCCGGGCCACTTTCCAATATTTCTGTTTGCTGTCCTTCATGAAGAACAGCTATACAGTTTCTAGTTTGCCCAGCAATAGAAACATAAAAGTCCTTGACATCCATCGTTCTTAATTCTTCATGAATGAATTCACCCAGATTGCCACCAAGGAATCCCGTAGCAGCAACATCCTCTCCAAGCTGCTTCAACACCCTTGTCACATTTAGTCCCTTTCCACCAGCTGTTTTTGATACATCAGTGACTCGATTTACCGTATCCAATTTGAATTCATCTGGAAGATGATAGCTAATATCTACAGAAGGATTTAAAGTAATTGTTAGAATCAAGCAGAATCATTCCTCCTTATTCCCCGCTTAAACTAGTAGCCACAGCTAGAGGCCGTAAAATCGAGCACATCATTCAATTCAGTAATATTGTTTTTACCATCTTTTTGCAACCACTTTTCAGCTGCGTTTGTTCCTTCTTCTTTATAGCGATGTGCTGCACCACTCCATGTTGCTCTACCACATAACACGCCATGGAAAGATGCTGATGCTTCTTTCGCAAATTTCAATGTTTCCTGGAATAATTCTGCACTTACGCCAGCACTTAGGAAAATATAAGGAATGTCACTTACTTCACTCTGTTGTTTAAAGTAGTTAGCTGCTTCCTCTTGTGTATGGATAACCTCACCTTCAGCATATCCTTCTACAAAATTCATATTTACTGGGACTTCCATTTTAAGTACATCTACACCGAAGCGAGCTTGGGAAAAATGTCTCATTGACTCAATAACTTTTCTTGGCTTTACTTTCGCATATTCTACTCCTTTAGCGTCAGAAATATTTTCATCATATGTAATGATTTCAAGGAAAAAAGGCACTTCCTCTGCATTACATTCCGACCCAATCCGTTCTACAAATACATCTTTTTTTTCATTAATATCACTTGGATCGTCGATATCATGATAAATTAGTACCTTAATGCCGTCTGCACCTTTTTCTACTAAACGCTTAACAGACCATTCAGGCAGAAGACTTGGAAATCTTCCAGGCTCGGTAGTGTCATAACCCGTTTTTTCGTAGGCAACAAGCAAGCCACAATTTGCATCCTTTTCGTTCACCGCCGGCCAGCCGTATTCCGGATCTAATAGAATGGCAGATGCA contains the following coding sequences:
- the pdxK gene encoding pyridoxine/pyridoxal/pyridoxamine kinase; protein product: MTMKKTLTLAGSDSSGGAGIQADLKTFQEHGVYGMNALTSIVTMDPDNNWSHGVYPIDVEIVEKQLNTILSVGVDAMKTGMLGSVEIIELGARKIDEHNLENVVIDPVMVCKGEDEVLQPENTDAMRELLLPRADIITPNLFEAGQLARTGPIKTMDGMKDAAVKIYELGAKNVVIKGGKALEHDKAVDLFYDGKDFSWLENEKIDTLYNHGAGCTFAAAITSNLALGKSVKESVETAKDFVYEAIKHGWKLNEFVGPVKHGAYNQ
- a CDS encoding lactonase family protein, whose protein sequence is MGKIFFGYTGTYTRKTSEGIYRFSLNTETGELRGPELTASVGSPTYLTIVPEKDRLYSVAQDNEMGGVRGYVINRQTGNLDEINGQLVEGAPPCHLDFGENGLVTGNYHKGTVGLHAVNEAGELDQGEFIKHEGSGPHERQEKPHVHFTGYTPEGNYIVVADLGTDQLVTYRKSEEGLEHVSTLKVNPGSGPRHIAFHPDGKHAYLLTELSSEVLVLNYDSNTGTFSVKQSIKAIPTDFKETNDASAIHITTDGKFLYTGNRGHNSVAAFQIDSQTKELSLIELVPSGGEWPRDFVLSPCENYLVVSNQHSGNLVLFERDTETGRLWKTNSQIDVPEVVCVKFLF
- a CDS encoding ATP-binding cassette domain-containing protein: MFEIVDLEVDSIFGIEHVKIDTQVTSIVGQSGSGKSTFLRLLNNLDAPSKGNIYYRDKSLSDTDPIELRQKVVMVPQTPVIFDGTIYDNLVIGHEFSGQKRPAEEDLLKMLEMLQLDKNLHTNASELSGGEKQRLALGRVLLMDSAEVYLLDEPSSALDDKTAEHVLGKVINFSKNHDKQIIMVTHDQDLAKKYADKIIEMDMYSYNVKGGKK
- a CDS encoding MFS transporter, with product MGKKKGLFHYSWWVLIGLCIVVGLGKGALNGSAGLYLSPVAKDLDIGMGNLTLYLSVAAVITMVFLPIGGKLMAKYDTRVVLVTAIILQAGAFVAFGFMSSIWGWYIFAVPLAIGGVFTTVIVGPVLINQWFKKKNGLALGILGASGGALGALAQPAVGNMIADQGWRFAYIALGGAAIVISIPVIVLLFKKSPHAIGISPYGAKEVLANEIKGDSPVEVIADTGVSMADAKKSSAFYALAIFFFLVTSIASFTVHIPTYIINQGYSVTFAGNVMGGYMLGVLFGALAIGFFVDKIGSKKTAISAMILGMIAVSILTFITGNAVLITIAVILFGFVASNAISTMAPALTTSLFGSKNYSVIYSTASLGLAVASIIALPLYGYIFDFLGSYTPVLIGIIVMMGINILLILIAFKGTEKLKKAGLWN
- a CDS encoding MFS transporter — protein: MSKTKSKFHYAWLILIGLCVMVGLGKGALNNSAGLYLPPVAKDLDIGMGSLTLYLSISSIVTLIFLPIGGKMMAKYNTRILLTIAIILQAGAFAAFGLMRSVWGWYILSIPLAVGGVFITVIAGPVLINQWFKKSNGLALGIMGAAGGAVGAIAQPVVGGLIANQGWSSAYIYVGLAVIVVVVPIILLILRNSPKEKGLLPYGAASTGSEGNPSNEEIEDKGVTMAVAKKSSAFYALAVFFFLITAIASFSIHIPTYLTNQGYSVTFAGNIMGVYMIGVLVGALVLGFLSDKLGAKNTSLLAMVLGIVSVIMFLFFAESTLIISVAAVILGFMASSIGTLAPTLTTALFGNKEYSQIYATASLGLAVASIIALPVYGYAYDFTGSYTAVLYAIIGMFIVNIIAIIIAFNGKKKLEDQGLWN
- the fetB gene encoding iron export ABC transporter permease subunit FetB, producing MNNSEAMDLVFWQVVSAYLFIIIILAIVRIKKIPRKKLIIVSTLRMTLQLILVGYILIYIFDHPHPLLTIGIILFMLGFAIFNVYQRTKATIQLPLKKMIALAMIIGISVSLTYMMLVVLQLDPWYDPRIFIPIGGMIIGKTMTGVALGVNNLIHGMRDQQDKVEGALMLGASPKQAAKSIVNEAFDSAMLPTINAMVGMGIVFLPGMMTGQIIAGQQPVTAVKYQIAVMLGVAGTVSITVLIFLHLAYKSFFNEQKQFLLSKRSLSKSEKPVEFQ